From a region of the Corallococcus coralloides DSM 2259 genome:
- a CDS encoding tetratricopeptide repeat protein yields MTTDSKASVSTDNAKPLSGPEMLERATEGFNLFQDGNFSESLAIFETLSAMDASEAYFQTALGACHLALEDLDTAVACFNRAIELDPTDITPFVNRGEAFLRQGRTTEAARDFQHAVSLDPEDKDPLSRRARMLAAAALESSDEASESEAPEDRS; encoded by the coding sequence ATGACGACTGATTCGAAGGCCTCTGTGTCGACCGACAACGCGAAGCCCCTGTCCGGACCGGAGATGCTCGAGCGGGCCACGGAGGGCTTCAACCTCTTCCAGGACGGGAACTTCAGCGAGTCACTGGCCATCTTCGAGACGCTCTCGGCGATGGACGCGAGCGAGGCCTACTTCCAGACCGCTCTGGGCGCTTGCCACCTGGCGCTGGAGGATCTGGACACCGCCGTGGCGTGCTTCAACCGCGCCATCGAGCTGGACCCCACCGACATCACGCCCTTCGTCAACCGGGGCGAGGCGTTCCTCCGCCAGGGCCGGACGACGGAAGCGGCCCGCGACTTCCAGCATGCCGTGTCGCTGGACCCCGAGGACAAGGACCCCTTGAGCCGTCGTGCGCGCATGCTGGCCGCCGCGGCCCTGGAGAGCTCGGACGAGGCTTCGGAATCCGAAGCCCCCGAGGATCGCTCGTAG
- a CDS encoding SycD/LcrH family type III secretion system chaperone, whose translation MAALDPEDPQDEAKLTALLQRWAEGKATLREVRGYSNDELYAIAKTAYFFFYQGRVAEARTLFQGLYAINPTDVYFAKALGVVEMAAGNGQGALAAFDVAAKLAPQDPSVYVGRAEVKLALGQKPQALEDLRRAAAMPPAEDPVVRKAAAMITALTRR comes from the coding sequence ATGGCGGCGCTGGACCCGGAAGATCCGCAGGACGAGGCGAAGCTCACCGCGCTCCTGCAGCGCTGGGCGGAAGGGAAGGCCACGCTCCGCGAGGTGCGCGGCTATTCCAACGACGAACTCTACGCCATCGCCAAGACGGCCTACTTCTTCTTCTACCAGGGCCGGGTGGCGGAGGCGCGCACGCTGTTCCAGGGGCTGTACGCCATCAACCCCACGGACGTGTACTTCGCCAAGGCGCTCGGGGTGGTGGAGATGGCCGCGGGCAACGGGCAGGGCGCGCTGGCCGCCTTCGACGTGGCCGCCAAGCTGGCCCCCCAGGACCCTTCCGTCTACGTGGGCCGCGCGGAAGTGAAGCTGGCCCTGGGCCAGAAGCCCCAGGCGCTGGAGGATCTGCGCCGCGCCGCGGCGATGCCCCCCGCCGAGGACCCGGTGGTGCGCAAGGCCGCCGCGATGATCACCGCCCTCACCCGGCGCTGA
- a CDS encoding EscU/YscU/HrcU family type III secretion system export apparatus switch protein codes for MASDEEADIAIAIKYDNKADGAPRVVAKGMRLKAEKIREIAKQYGIPVMRNVSLAHALYRVDVGQEVPEELYDAVAEVLNFVYALQREQAGGR; via the coding sequence ATGGCCAGCGACGAAGAGGCGGACATCGCCATCGCCATCAAGTACGACAACAAGGCGGACGGCGCGCCTCGCGTGGTGGCGAAGGGGATGCGCCTCAAGGCGGAGAAGATCCGGGAGATCGCCAAGCAGTACGGCATCCCGGTCATGCGCAACGTGTCCCTGGCCCACGCCCTGTACCGGGTGGACGTGGGGCAGGAGGTCCCCGAGGAGCTCTACGACGCGGTCGCCGAGGTGCTGAACTTCGTCTACGCGCTGCAGCGGGAGCAGGCGGGCGGGCGCTGA
- the sctU gene encoding type III secretion system export apparatus subunit SctU, whose product MSDESGDKTEEPSQKKLDDSRKKGQTWKSKDLTGVAVLIAGLGIVKGTWDTVEREISTLFRFSFDAIAHSDDLALATSQLMVMGLRTMLYLTVPVVAGAAVLGGLMDFLQVGSLFTIDPLIPKFDKLNPIAGLKNMFTKKAFVELLKNLIKITVAAFVVYGVVRDSMPLVIETVRQDTHGIMAILGEIISRVAMRIVMLFVVFGVFDVWWQRKSYMKDMMMTKEEVKKEYKQSEGDPHHKAKRKELHHEIMEGAQMEAVKDASVIVTNPDHVAVALQYDQNKDGAPRVLVKGMDAKAERIKALAREADIPLLRNVPLAHALLRVEVGEEVPEELYDAVAEVLNFVYGLKQQQNAAPPARA is encoded by the coding sequence ATGTCGGACGAGAGTGGCGACAAAACAGAAGAACCGTCGCAGAAGAAGCTCGACGACTCTCGCAAGAAGGGTCAGACCTGGAAGAGCAAGGACCTGACGGGCGTGGCCGTGCTCATCGCCGGCCTGGGCATCGTCAAGGGCACCTGGGACACCGTGGAGAGGGAGATCTCCACGCTGTTCCGCTTCAGCTTCGACGCCATCGCCCACTCGGATGACCTGGCCCTGGCGACGTCACAGCTGATGGTGATGGGCCTGCGCACGATGCTGTACCTGACGGTGCCGGTGGTGGCCGGCGCGGCGGTGCTGGGCGGGCTGATGGACTTCCTCCAGGTGGGGTCGCTCTTCACCATCGACCCGCTCATCCCGAAGTTCGACAAGCTCAACCCCATCGCGGGGTTGAAGAACATGTTCACGAAGAAGGCCTTCGTCGAACTCTTGAAGAACCTCATCAAGATCACCGTCGCCGCCTTCGTCGTCTACGGCGTGGTGCGCGACTCCATGCCCCTGGTCATCGAGACGGTGCGGCAGGACACGCACGGCATCATGGCCATCCTGGGAGAGATCATCTCCCGGGTGGCCATGCGCATCGTGATGCTCTTCGTCGTCTTCGGCGTGTTCGACGTGTGGTGGCAGCGCAAGTCGTACATGAAGGACATGATGATGACGAAGGAGGAGGTGAAGAAGGAGTACAAGCAGAGCGAAGGCGACCCTCACCACAAGGCCAAGCGCAAGGAGCTCCACCACGAGATCATGGAGGGAGCCCAGATGGAGGCGGTGAAGGACGCGAGCGTCATCGTCACCAACCCGGATCACGTCGCGGTGGCGCTGCAGTACGATCAGAACAAGGACGGGGCGCCGCGGGTGCTGGTGAAGGGCATGGACGCCAAGGCGGAGCGCATCAAGGCGCTGGCGCGCGAGGCGGACATTCCCCTGCTGCGCAACGTCCCGCTGGCGCACGCGCTGCTGCGCGTGGAGGTGGGCGAGGAAGTCCCGGAGGAGCTCTACGACGCGGTCGCCGAGGTGCTGAACTTCGTCTACGGGCTCAAGCAGCAGCAGAACGCGGCGCCGCCAGCGCGCGCCTGA
- a CDS encoding flagellar biosynthetic protein FliR translates to MNIGEVMAELGARVNLSVAIFTMALIMCRVMPILIFSPFLGGEVVPSEMKLGLGLLVSLVLFPSVADRMDRIPISALPYIGLLLKEIFIGVALSYIVNMVFDAARVAGTLMDTMSGSNNAQLYVPQLGTQVSLFSSLKVQLCVVLFLSLDGHHIIIKALAESLAIVPLEGFPRFSRGVWPFFDLMIRSFADLLKISLALAGPGMVAAFVTDLALGSINRVAPQIQVFFISMSLKPLVGVLIMFIAIHVVIGRMQQELANMLRMFQHAIQLLA, encoded by the coding sequence ATGAACATCGGCGAAGTCATGGCCGAGCTGGGCGCTCGGGTGAACCTGTCGGTCGCCATCTTCACGATGGCGCTCATCATGTGCCGCGTGATGCCCATCCTCATCTTCAGCCCGTTCCTGGGCGGCGAGGTCGTTCCCTCGGAGATGAAGCTGGGCCTGGGCCTGCTGGTGTCCCTGGTGCTCTTCCCGTCCGTCGCGGACCGGATGGACAGGATTCCCATCAGCGCGCTCCCGTACATCGGGCTCCTGCTCAAGGAGATCTTCATCGGCGTGGCGCTGTCGTACATCGTCAACATGGTGTTCGACGCGGCCCGCGTGGCCGGCACCCTGATGGACACCATGTCGGGCAGCAACAACGCCCAGCTCTACGTGCCGCAGCTGGGCACGCAGGTGTCGCTCTTCTCCAGCCTCAAGGTGCAGCTGTGCGTGGTGCTGTTCCTGTCGCTGGACGGGCACCACATCATCATCAAGGCGCTCGCGGAGAGCCTCGCCATCGTGCCGCTGGAGGGCTTCCCGCGCTTCAGCCGCGGCGTGTGGCCCTTCTTCGACCTGATGATCCGCTCCTTCGCGGACCTCTTGAAGATCAGCCTGGCGCTGGCCGGTCCCGGCATGGTGGCCGCCTTCGTCACCGACCTGGCCCTGGGCTCCATCAACCGCGTGGCGCCGCAGATCCAGGTGTTCTTCATCTCCATGTCGCTCAAGCCGCTGGTGGGCGTGTTGATCATGTTCATCGCCATCCATGTCGTGATTGGCCGCATGCAGCAGGAGCTGGCCAACATGCTCCGCATGTTCCAGCACGCCATCCAGCTGCTGGCCTGA
- the fliQ gene encoding flagellar biosynthesis protein FliQ, whose product MNQLTFITQEALFLVLVVSAPPVLMSLLVGFLISLFQATTQIQEQTLTFAPKVVLVFGVLAMTGPWIGGQLLRFTFHVFDRFPALIGR is encoded by the coding sequence ATGAATCAGCTCACGTTCATCACCCAGGAGGCGCTGTTCCTGGTGCTCGTGGTCTCCGCGCCGCCGGTGCTCATGAGCCTCCTGGTGGGCTTCCTCATCTCGCTGTTCCAGGCCACGACGCAGATTCAAGAGCAGACGCTCACGTTCGCGCCCAAGGTCGTCCTCGTCTTCGGCGTGCTGGCCATGACGGGCCCGTGGATTGGCGGCCAGCTCCTGCGCTTCACCTTCCACGTCTTCGACCGCTTCCCGGCGCTCATCGGCAGATGA
- the sctR gene encoding type III secretion system export apparatus subunit SctR, whose amino-acid sequence MNRSSPARPLLFRAPPWLFAALVSLHPFVASAAKKGGDSAPDAMVKEAVSSDTFTSRPLILILALAAMSLVPFALMMVTSFVKISVVLSIVRSALGTQQIPPTQVITGLAIILTVYIMAPVGQEMYRAGGIDIWSRGTSVFSSETVGTMLGAADKSKEPLREFLMKKVTNKDRTLFYSLAKKMRKEEDRKDIGPNDFMVIVPAFVVSELKEAFQIGFLLFVPFIVIDMVVANILLALGMHMLSPTTISMPFKLLLFVLVDGWYLIAKGLVIGYL is encoded by the coding sequence GTGAACCGTTCGTCTCCCGCTCGCCCGCTGCTGTTCCGCGCTCCGCCCTGGCTCTTCGCGGCCCTCGTGTCGCTGCACCCCTTCGTCGCGTCCGCGGCGAAGAAGGGCGGCGACTCGGCGCCGGATGCAATGGTCAAGGAGGCGGTGAGCTCCGACACCTTCACCTCCCGTCCGCTCATCCTCATCCTCGCGCTCGCGGCCATGTCCCTGGTCCCGTTCGCGCTGATGATGGTGACCAGCTTCGTGAAGATCTCGGTGGTGCTCTCCATCGTCCGCTCGGCGCTGGGCACCCAGCAGATTCCCCCCACCCAGGTCATCACCGGCCTGGCCATCATCCTCACCGTCTACATCATGGCCCCCGTGGGCCAGGAGATGTACCGGGCGGGCGGCATCGACATCTGGTCCCGGGGAACGTCGGTGTTCTCCTCGGAGACGGTGGGCACGATGCTGGGGGCCGCGGACAAGTCCAAGGAACCCCTGCGCGAGTTCCTGATGAAGAAGGTCACCAACAAGGACCGCACGCTCTTCTACAGCCTGGCGAAGAAGATGCGGAAGGAGGAGGACCGCAAGGACATTGGCCCGAATGACTTCATGGTCATCGTCCCGGCCTTCGTCGTGTCCGAATTGAAGGAGGCCTTCCAGATCGGCTTCCTCTTGTTCGTGCCCTTCATCGTCATCGACATGGTGGTGGCGAACATCCTCCTGGCGCTGGGCATGCACATGCTGTCGCCCACGACCATCTCCATGCCCTTCAAGCTCTTGTTGTTCGTGCTCGTGGACGGTTGGTACCTCATCGCCAAGGGCCTGGTCATCGGCTACCTGTAA
- a CDS encoding flagellar biosynthetic protein FliO, translated as MAVLGLSSSRLLLGAALLFASPAVLAQAPAASTPDASVAAPAPEAPATTAVQAPEQAPAQAPAPAVTGDSAARAKRHADELDRELGVPESEGGEEQESLGWVVVRTVALLGAVLAAIYLTLNVGLRRLMGLQGVPVGKASVVSVMERIPLDQRRTLFVLKAADEYLLVGGGEGGVQLVSKLDRDAVERIRAARPPSSPVSLSPFLQKLLSRRTGGTTPPPGV; from the coding sequence ATGGCGGTCCTCGGTCTCTCCTCCTCGCGCCTGTTGCTCGGCGCCGCGCTGCTCTTCGCGTCGCCCGCCGTCCTGGCGCAGGCGCCCGCGGCCTCCACGCCTGACGCCTCTGTGGCGGCCCCGGCCCCCGAGGCTCCGGCGACCACCGCCGTACAGGCTCCCGAACAGGCTCCCGCCCAAGCTCCGGCCCCGGCCGTGACGGGTGACAGCGCGGCCCGCGCGAAGCGCCACGCGGACGAACTGGACCGCGAGCTGGGCGTCCCCGAGTCCGAAGGTGGAGAAGAGCAGGAGAGCCTGGGCTGGGTGGTGGTGCGCACGGTGGCGCTGCTGGGCGCGGTGCTCGCGGCCATCTACCTCACGCTCAACGTGGGGCTGCGCCGGCTGATGGGCCTGCAGGGCGTGCCCGTGGGCAAGGCGTCGGTCGTGTCGGTGATGGAGCGCATCCCGTTGGATCAACGGCGCACGCTCTTCGTCCTGAAGGCCGCGGACGAGTACCTGCTGGTGGGTGGCGGCGAGGGTGGCGTGCAACTGGTTTCGAAGCTGGACCGCGACGCGGTGGAGCGCATCCGCGCCGCGCGTCCGCCGTCGTCGCCCGTGTCCTTGAGTCCTTTCCTCCAGAAGCTCCTCTCCCGCCGGACCGGTGGCACCACGCCGCCGCCGGGCGTCTGA
- the sctQ gene encoding type III secretion system cytoplasmic ring protein SctQ, translating into MSLEPDDEPGVFERTMLVDTRKLGPPPKPAQAPAPAPAPVSPWRPFAFTNLEKVSRTQGQLAERLRWLTPNAGTLETVCARLKALFDVDVRLSVESAQARPMTELRRFLGDPSFLAVLAPGALKGRAILEIELSLAHSAVDLLLGGAGETVGLRPLTDIEEGVMGYVVLEALKELVPGLQPGVPRPRLDGVARGVDEVSARLGEDGPMLAVHLNAVLGSHRGIVRLVVPSAVLEAAEPAVESAQRREHRRQDMKANGRRLSALRDWLRAEIGVAELSAQDLASLRVKDVLLLDMLSARPDRGESGTAQLRLGLGRTGHFLADVAVENGRYRARITDIIPGEPGNPQGGEPGGGSEENEDFTNPELGVPPELEGAALDDKDGSDLLSDLPLQVAVELARVPITAEQVVGLRTGQVIDLRRGAGEPVDLSVNGKVVARGELVELEGQLGVRIIHLS; encoded by the coding sequence ATGAGCCTGGAGCCGGACGACGAGCCCGGAGTCTTCGAGCGCACCATGTTGGTCGACACCCGGAAGCTGGGACCGCCCCCGAAGCCCGCGCAGGCCCCCGCGCCCGCCCCGGCTCCGGTTTCGCCGTGGCGGCCGTTCGCGTTCACGAACCTGGAGAAGGTGTCGCGCACGCAGGGCCAGCTGGCGGAGCGGCTGCGGTGGCTGACGCCGAACGCGGGCACGCTGGAGACGGTCTGCGCGCGCCTCAAGGCGCTCTTCGACGTGGACGTGCGCCTGTCGGTGGAGTCCGCCCAGGCCCGCCCCATGACGGAGCTGCGCCGCTTCCTGGGTGACCCGTCCTTCCTGGCGGTGTTGGCCCCCGGCGCGCTCAAGGGCCGGGCCATCCTCGAAATCGAGCTGTCGCTGGCGCACTCGGCGGTGGACCTGCTCCTGGGCGGCGCCGGTGAGACGGTGGGCCTGCGCCCGCTGACGGACATCGAGGAGGGCGTGATGGGCTACGTCGTCCTGGAGGCCCTGAAGGAGCTGGTGCCCGGACTGCAGCCGGGCGTTCCCCGGCCCCGGCTGGACGGCGTGGCGCGCGGCGTGGATGAAGTCTCCGCCCGCCTGGGCGAGGACGGCCCGATGCTGGCGGTGCACCTGAACGCGGTGCTGGGTTCGCACCGCGGCATCGTGCGGCTGGTGGTGCCATCGGCGGTGCTGGAGGCGGCGGAGCCCGCGGTGGAGAGCGCCCAGCGGCGCGAGCACCGCCGTCAGGACATGAAGGCGAACGGCCGGCGCCTGTCCGCGCTGCGCGACTGGCTGCGCGCGGAGATTGGCGTGGCGGAGCTGTCCGCCCAGGACCTGGCGTCCCTGCGCGTCAAGGACGTGCTGCTCCTGGACATGCTGTCGGCGCGGCCGGACCGGGGCGAGTCCGGCACGGCGCAGCTGCGGCTGGGCCTGGGGCGCACCGGCCACTTCCTGGCGGACGTGGCCGTGGAGAACGGCCGCTACCGGGCGCGCATCACGGACATCATCCCCGGTGAGCCGGGCAACCCGCAGGGTGGGGAGCCCGGGGGCGGGTCGGAAGAGAACGAGGACTTCACCAACCCGGAGCTGGGCGTTCCTCCGGAACTCGAAGGGGCGGCATTGGACGATAAGGACGGAAGCGATCTGCTCAGCGACCTGCCCCTGCAGGTGGCGGTGGAGCTGGCGCGCGTGCCCATCACGGCCGAACAGGTGGTGGGCCTGCGCACAGGCCAGGTCATCGACCTGCGTCGTGGAGCGGGTGAGCCCGTGGACCTGTCGGTGAACGGCAAGGTGGTGGCCCGGGGCGAGCTCGTGGAGCTGGAGGGGCAGCTCGGGGTGCGAATCATCCACCTGAGCTGA
- a CDS encoding flagellar hook-length control protein FliK: MSRVDDDRDAARLAERMIQERKLAEAKTQKRLQGESVFSKLVQQGQAEQAQPKQAQELKQPLGKQVLARLAQGQGKTFDEKLAQKETAFAKPGESTQGAQQSQRNSESQQLSRGGEARKTEVVEEKRSTDVREGDMNKAEGQASRLSQEKGELKIDVNAGGGKGAGGGSSKEKDDKGAQMAGAGFRFNPALMAPVPVAKPKDTAGSERLRAMANEIAQKIVERVRVGTNAAGNAEFQIDLRGDVLNGLSIKVSAKNGKISAVFSGNDRDTLKMLEEQSDGLRSALGGRGLALENLRFEAKT; this comes from the coding sequence ATGAGCCGAGTTGATGATGATCGCGATGCCGCGCGCTTGGCCGAGCGGATGATCCAGGAGCGCAAGCTCGCGGAGGCGAAGACCCAGAAGCGCCTGCAGGGCGAGTCCGTCTTCTCCAAGCTGGTCCAGCAGGGCCAGGCCGAACAGGCCCAGCCCAAGCAGGCGCAGGAGCTGAAGCAGCCCCTGGGCAAGCAGGTGCTGGCGCGGCTCGCGCAGGGGCAGGGCAAGACCTTCGACGAGAAGCTGGCCCAGAAGGAGACCGCCTTCGCGAAGCCCGGGGAGTCCACCCAGGGCGCCCAGCAGTCCCAGCGCAACAGCGAGTCGCAGCAGCTGTCCAGGGGCGGCGAGGCCCGCAAGACGGAGGTCGTGGAGGAGAAGCGCTCCACGGACGTCCGCGAAGGCGACATGAACAAGGCCGAAGGTCAGGCCAGCCGGCTCAGCCAGGAGAAGGGCGAGCTGAAGATCGACGTCAACGCCGGCGGCGGCAAAGGCGCGGGCGGCGGGTCCAGCAAGGAGAAGGACGACAAGGGCGCGCAGATGGCCGGCGCGGGCTTCCGCTTCAACCCCGCGCTGATGGCGCCGGTGCCGGTGGCCAAGCCCAAGGACACCGCGGGCTCCGAGCGGCTGCGCGCCATGGCGAACGAGATCGCCCAGAAGATCGTCGAGCGCGTGCGCGTGGGCACCAACGCCGCGGGCAACGCGGAGTTCCAGATCGACCTGCGCGGCGACGTGCTCAACGGCCTGTCCATCAAGGTCAGCGCGAAGAACGGGAAGATCTCCGCCGTCTTCAGCGGCAACGACCGCGACACCTTGAAGATGCTCGAAGAGCAGAGCGACGGCCTGCGCAGCGCCCTGGGCGGCCGGGGACTGGCGCTTGAAAATCTGAGGTTCGAGGCGAAGACATGA
- a CDS encoding flagellar assembly protein FliH, with amino-acid sequence MPPYRLQSLLDMREKAKEEAEQAFSDSVKALAKEEQEQARLEAELERRRKERKAKVQEYFQQIMAKGAGINGMNMMGRFEERLKDDEAQVALQIEHQKEVVRTAARLVEQRRMLMAEAAKELKAIEKNKEKFVKQVKKERQDREELQQEEIGSALFLARQRK; translated from the coding sequence ATGCCCCCGTACCGGTTGCAGTCACTGCTGGACATGCGTGAGAAGGCGAAGGAGGAGGCCGAACAGGCCTTCTCGGACTCCGTCAAGGCGCTGGCGAAGGAAGAGCAGGAGCAGGCGCGCCTGGAGGCGGAACTCGAGCGCCGCCGCAAGGAGCGCAAGGCCAAGGTCCAGGAGTACTTCCAGCAGATCATGGCCAAGGGCGCCGGCATCAACGGCATGAACATGATGGGCCGCTTCGAGGAGCGTCTGAAGGACGACGAAGCCCAGGTCGCCCTCCAGATCGAGCACCAGAAGGAGGTCGTCCGGACGGCGGCCCGCCTGGTGGAGCAGCGCCGCATGCTGATGGCCGAGGCCGCCAAGGAGCTCAAGGCCATCGAGAAGAACAAGGAGAAGTTCGTCAAGCAGGTGAAAAAGGAGCGCCAGGATCGGGAAGAGTTGCAGCAGGAGGAGATCGGCAGCGCCTTGTTCCTGGCCCGCCAGCGCAAGTAA
- the sctN gene encoding type III secretion system ATPase SctN, whose translation MAIDLSRYYDLIKEASLVRVRGRVTELTGLVIKASVPNVRIGELVLVKNRQRGLMKSEVVGFVGDEVMLMPLGELYGIGPDSECIPTGRPLTIKCGDGLLGRVLNGIGEPMDGMPLEGENLVDWPVDRDCPDPFTRQRIERPLPLGVRCIDGLLTVGEGQRVGLFAGSGVGKSTLMGQIARNTQADLSVVALIGERGREVREFIEDAMGEEGMKRAVLVCATSDQPALVRLRAAYVATAIAEYFRERGGNVLFMLDTVTRLARSQRDIGLAIGEPPARQGYPPSVFSMLPRILERTGNSAKGKCTAIYTCLVAGGDMEDPIADEVRGILDGHFILNRELGARNQWPAMDVLQSLSRVMSGIVSKEHKKAAGKLRETLATYEKQRDLILLGAYQAGADPRTDYAIEKYDAIIDFLKQDTHSNSPYEETVEQLINLFAE comes from the coding sequence ATGGCCATCGACCTCTCGCGCTACTACGACCTCATCAAGGAAGCGTCCCTCGTCCGGGTGCGCGGCCGCGTCACGGAGCTGACGGGGCTCGTCATCAAGGCGAGCGTGCCCAACGTGCGCATCGGCGAGCTGGTGCTCGTCAAGAACCGTCAGCGCGGCCTGATGAAGTCGGAGGTCGTGGGCTTCGTGGGCGACGAGGTGATGCTCATGCCCCTGGGCGAGCTGTACGGCATCGGTCCGGACAGCGAGTGCATCCCCACGGGGCGTCCCCTCACCATCAAGTGCGGTGACGGGCTCCTGGGCCGCGTGCTCAACGGCATCGGCGAGCCCATGGACGGCATGCCCCTGGAGGGGGAGAACCTGGTCGACTGGCCCGTGGACCGCGACTGCCCGGACCCCTTCACCCGCCAGCGCATCGAGCGGCCGCTGCCCCTGGGCGTGCGCTGCATCGACGGGCTTCTCACCGTGGGCGAGGGCCAGCGCGTGGGCCTCTTCGCCGGCTCCGGCGTCGGCAAGTCCACGCTGATGGGGCAGATTGCCCGCAACACGCAAGCAGACTTGAGCGTCGTGGCGCTCATCGGCGAGCGTGGTCGCGAGGTTCGCGAGTTCATCGAGGACGCGATGGGCGAGGAGGGCATGAAGCGCGCCGTGCTGGTGTGCGCCACGTCCGACCAGCCCGCCCTCGTGCGTCTGCGCGCCGCCTACGTCGCCACGGCCATCGCGGAGTACTTCCGTGAGCGCGGCGGCAACGTGCTGTTCATGCTCGACACGGTGACGCGTCTGGCGCGCTCCCAGCGCGACATCGGCCTCGCCATCGGCGAGCCCCCGGCGCGTCAGGGCTACCCGCCCAGCGTCTTCTCCATGCTGCCGCGCATCCTGGAGCGCACGGGCAACTCGGCGAAGGGCAAGTGCACCGCCATCTACACCTGCCTCGTGGCCGGCGGTGACATGGAAGACCCCATCGCCGACGAGGTCCGAGGTATTCTCGACGGCCACTTCATCCTCAACCGTGAACTGGGCGCGCGAAACCAGTGGCCGGCCATGGACGTGCTCCAGAGCCTCAGCCGTGTGATGAGCGGCATCGTCAGCAAGGAGCACAAGAAGGCCGCCGGCAAGCTGCGCGAGACGCTCGCCACCTACGAGAAGCAGCGCGACCTCATCCTGCTGGGCGCCTACCAGGCCGGCGCGGACCCCAGGACGGACTACGCCATCGAGAAGTACGACGCCATCATCGACTTCCTCAAGCAGGACACCCACTCCAACTCCCCGTACGAGGAGACCGTGGAGCAGCTCATCAACCTGTTCGCGGAGTGA
- a CDS encoding FliH/SctL family protein: protein MAIGKVIKGDGLAESVVVATSERPALRPPRAGVMNAEVFEARQGAQGIIEEAQRERERILAEAQREKEELFAKAKDLGRQEGIAQATELLLRAKMQAGEMLNSQEQDIIALALKMAEKILGRDLEREPELLVDMCAAAIDNLRNARAMVLRVHPKTATVLRAKRPQLMELIGRTVDLAIKEDPEVAPVGCIVQTEFGTVDAQLPTQLEMLQNLLQPDTGRKSGPP, encoded by the coding sequence ATGGCGATCGGCAAGGTAATCAAGGGGGATGGGTTGGCGGAGTCGGTGGTCGTCGCCACGTCCGAGCGACCGGCGCTGCGTCCGCCGCGCGCGGGCGTGATGAACGCCGAGGTCTTCGAGGCGCGCCAGGGCGCGCAGGGCATCATCGAGGAGGCCCAGCGCGAGCGTGAGCGCATCCTCGCCGAGGCCCAGCGCGAGAAGGAGGAGCTCTTCGCCAAGGCGAAGGACCTGGGCCGTCAGGAAGGCATTGCCCAGGCCACGGAGCTGCTCCTGCGCGCGAAGATGCAGGCCGGGGAGATGCTCAACTCCCAGGAGCAGGACATCATCGCGCTGGCGCTGAAGATGGCGGAGAAGATCCTCGGCCGCGACCTGGAGCGCGAGCCGGAGCTGCTGGTGGACATGTGCGCCGCGGCCATCGACAACCTCCGCAACGCGCGCGCCATGGTCCTGCGCGTGCACCCGAAGACGGCCACGGTGCTGCGCGCCAAGCGCCCGCAGCTGATGGAGCTCATCGGCCGCACGGTGGACCTGGCCATCAAGGAGGACCCGGAGGTCGCTCCCGTGGGCTGCATCGTGCAGACGGAGTTCGGCACGGTGGACGCGCAGCTGCCCACGCAGCTGGAGATGCTCCAGAACCTCCTGCAGCCGGACACCGGTCGCAAGAGCGGCCCTCCCTGA